The DNA sequence TCGAACGTGTCAATGCAGCACTTATCGCCCTCCAACAAGGAAAAGGCGTCTTGGTTGTTGATGATGAAGATAGAGAAAATGAAGGCGACCTTATCTATGCAGCAGAAACACTAACCAATGAGCAGATGGCGCTATTAATTCGTGAATGCAGCGGCATTGTATGCCTTTGCCTTACCGATGAGCGCATTGCGCAACTTGAGCTGCCCCCCATGGTCGCTAACAACAACAGCCAATACGGTACAGCCTTTACGGTCAGCATCGAAGCTAAAGTTGGTGTCACCACTGGCGTATCGGCAGCAGATCGAGTCACCACGGTAAAAGCCGCTATCGCTGATGGCGCAAAACCTGATGATCTTGCGCACCCAGGGCATGTCTACCCGCTACGTGCTCGACCTGGTGGCGTATTGGAGCGTCGTGGCCATACCGAAGGCACCGTTGATTTAATGAAGCTTGCTGGATTGAAACCTTTTGGCGTTTTGTGTGAAGTGACTTTGCCCGACGGCACGATGGCGCGTTTACCTGAGATTATCAGTTTTGGTCAGCAACATGATATGCCCGTACTGACGATTGAAGACATTGTGGCTTTTCGTAACTCGCAGTAATGCCGTTGAATAACCATTGAATTAGCTGCTCTAACTTCTTGTTCCACGCTCTAATTATACCAGTAGACCGCATTTTTATGCGGTCTACTTCTTTGCCTAGATCTATTCCCCTCAAAGATAAAATCGCTTAAGCGAAAGCATTTTTCTAGCCAAGCTAACGATAAGATAATTTAGCAACAACGCATCTATTAGCATTTCAGGTAATTGACAGTGTCAAAAAAAAACCAATTAGAAGAAAGTTTTAGTCACTGCATTGACACTAACAACTAAATTCGTGACCTAGATTAGAC is a window from the Shewanella sp. Choline-02u-19 genome containing:
- the ribB gene encoding 3,4-dihydroxy-2-butanone-4-phosphate synthase, which encodes MNQSLLAPYGNAIERVNAALIALQQGKGVLVVDDEDRENEGDLIYAAETLTNEQMALLIRECSGIVCLCLTDERIAQLELPPMVANNNSQYGTAFTVSIEAKVGVTTGVSAADRVTTVKAAIADGAKPDDLAHPGHVYPLRARPGGVLERRGHTEGTVDLMKLAGLKPFGVLCEVTLPDGTMARLPEIISFGQQHDMPVLTIEDIVAFRNSQ